The genomic DNA CAAGGCTGTGTGATTATTACCGTCAGTGCTGATGTGACAGGCGACCATGCCGATTTGTGTTTCGAAGTCGAAGACAGTGGTATCGGGATCCCCGCTGATGAACAAGACAAGATTTTTGCCATGTATTACCAAGTGAAACAGGCAGGGGAAAATCTGCACGCTGTAGGTACAGGGATTGGCTTGGCGGTATCGCGCAAATTGGCGCGTTTGATGGATGGCGACATTACCCTCGACAGTGAAGAGGGTGAGGGCAGTACCTTTACGGTTACACTCCGTGTACCGCTGAGCGAGCCTGGAGAAGCCGAGACTCCGGCATTGACGCCTGTGGAGAATACGTTACGTATCTTATTGGTAGAGGATATTGAACTTAATATTACGGTGGCCACCAGTTTATTGGAAAGTCTGGGGCATCAGGTGACCGTTGCGCGTGATGGGCAATCGGCTTTAGATGTGTTCTCGCCGGATGCTTTCGATCTTGCGTTGCTCGACATTCAATTGCCCGATATGACCGGGTTTGATATCGCCGCTAGCTGGCGAGAGCAGTATGCGCAATTGCCACCTTTGGTTGCCCTGACGGCTAATGTCATCAATGATAAAAACAGCTATCTCGCCAAAGGAATGGACGATGCCATCAGTAAACCCATTAGTGTGAGTGCGCTGAACCAGGTGATTGAACAATATGCGCTATCATCAACCACGCTGACTGACGTCGAGACAGCGGATACCCCTGCGCCCAGTCGTCCTATCGCGAATGAACAAGCAGAGAGATTACTTGATATGGATATGCTCACCGGTTATGTGGAGTTAGTGGGTATAGATCCTGTGAGGCAAAGCATTGAGATGTTTGAGTCAACCATGCCAGAGTATATTGCCATCCTCGACTCTAATATGACGGCAAGAGATCAAGAGGGTATTGTCTCTGAAGCGCATAAGATTAAAGGTGCAGCAGGATCGGTGGGGCTCAAGCATATTCAAAAAGTGGCGCAAAAAGCACAATCCCCCGAGCTCCCCGCGTGGTGGGAAAACATTGCTGATTGGATTGATGAAATCAAAGATGGTTATCAGCATGATTTGGATGTGCTAAAAGCTTGGTTAGATGAGCAAAAGTAACCATGGTTGGGGTGAGTCAACTCCCTGTCCATAAAGAGAAAAGGCGCCTAACCGGCGCCTTTTCTGTCTCTATTTGAATTCTGCGGGACATTCACCCCATCTTTCAAACAGGCAAGCTTATTGCTCTTCGATTTCACCGCAGAAACGATAACCTTCTCCGTGGATAGTGGCAATAATCTCCGGCGTATCACTGTGTGATTCAAAGTGTTTACGGATCCGGCGGATTGTCACATCTACGGTACGATCGTGCGGTTTAAGTTCACGGCCCGTCATTTTCTTTAGTAGCTCGGCACGCGTCTGAATTTTGCCTGGGTTTTCACAGAAGTGGAGCAGGGCGCGGAACTCAGAGCGAGGTAGCTTAAAGGTTTCCCCTTCAGGGTTGATCAGTGAGCGACTGTTGATGTCGAGCGTCCAGCCGTTAAAGACATACACGTCCACGTTACGCTTTTCTTCACTGTCGTTGACACTGCTCATTGCACGCGTGAGCAGGTTACGCGCACGGATGGTCAGTTCGCGTGGGTTGAAGGGCTTGGTAATGTAGTCGTCGGCACCGATTTCTAGTCCGAGAATTTTGTCGACTTCATTGTCGCGTCCAGTGAGGAACATTAGCGCCATGTCGCCTTGTTCACGCAGCTCGCGCGCGAGCAACAAGCCGTTTTTACCTGGCAAGTTAATGTCCATGATCACTAAGTGAACATGATGGTTAGACAGGACTTGATGCATTTCGTCGCCATCGCTGGCTTCAAACACATTGTAACCTTCCGCTTCAAAGATACTTTTCAGCGTGTTACGTGTGACCTGTTCATCTTCTACAATCAGAATTTGCGGGGTTTGCATTGGCGATACCTAATATCTAAATAGAATCCGGTTGCACTTCACAGTCTAGACGGCCTAGCCTGTGAAAAAAAATTACAAAAATGCGAGGAGTGTCTACCGTGAACCTCGCAACTAACATATGGCACGCCATCCATAGAGAAGTGTTCGTCGATGCTAGACAACGCACCGTGAGTTCCAGCTTAAGACGGGGCGTGGCAGTATGAGTGCACCACCAAGCCAATCACTCTGATATCCATTAATTACCGCCAATTGTATTCATTTAACAGCACGCTAACAATATATTAGGATAAGGGCTGATGATTTTTTTCATCCTTTATTGACCCCAATCAAAAGCATGTTAAATGTCAGCTAGCGATGTGGTTTAACTTAACTTCATGAATAACCGCGCATAATTAGTCAATAAGCATAGTATGAGTTACGAGCAGGTGTAAACAATGTGTGATCCTGATAGCCAGCAAGAATTGTGGAAAACTTACCAATCGATCGCGTTTCACGCCCCTCAAACGCCAGATGCCGAAGCATTTGCTATTCTTACCGCATTTAATCCGCGTAGCCAACCTTTATCTGAGAAAGAGAATCAATCGCGCAATGCACAGCTTGAAAACGCGATGACGCAGCAAGGAGTACGCTACTGGCCAATGAATGGCGGTGCGCCAGATGGGAGTTGGTATGAACCGGGGTTCGCGGTTGCTTTAGAAAAGGATGAGGCGATTGCTCTGGCGCAACAATGGGAGCAAAACGCTATCTATTGGGTAGAGGCGGACACGCTGTGGTTGTTACCAGTATTGATGAGCGAGTGCTCGCCGCAATCCTTGAATGTGCGATTTTCATCGTTATTTAATGTGGTAACCCCCTAGACATGCCCTCATTAATACCAAGGAGAAAAATCATGGACGATAAACTACCTGACTTATGTGATAACTACCCTGACGCGGTGCAATGGCTACCGATGCAATGGCATGATTATGGTGCTAAATCTTGTTTTGAAGGGCGGGTGCGTACGGTACGTTGCCATCACGATAACTCAAAAGTGAAAGCGATATTGGCAACCCCTGGTGAAGGGCAAGTGCTGGTGGTGGATGGCTCTGGTGCGATGGATAGAGCCTTACTGGGCGATCTTATCGCGCAAAGTGCGGTAGATAATGGTTGGGCTGGGGTCGTGATTGCCGGGCCTATTCGTGATGTGGCGACGTTGTCATCCTTGCCCATCGGCATTAAAGCGCTGGGTGTTTGCCCGATTAAAACGCAAAAACGGGACCAAGGTGAGGTTGATGTCGCGTTGGCGCTTGAAGGGGTACCAGTGATGGCGGGACATTATTTATACGCCGATTACAATGGCGTGGTGGTGTGTACAGAGCCATTGGCCAGCTGATCGAGCCCAAGAATTAAAAGTGTAGCCCAACTCCGAGTTGGTAGACCGACTCGGGAGACGCTTCTGGCCGAAACTCGACATCAAGCCCGGCATTGACATCAATCGACTCATTCAACTGGTAGCGACTGTTTACGCCCCATTGATTGATCAGGGTATCGTCATTGCCACGACTAATCTGGCTCGAGAGACGTAGCTTGTCGGTAAAACGGTATTCAATCCCGCTCAATAACCCCT from Salinivibrio kushneri includes the following:
- a CDS encoding DUF3293 domain-containing protein, giving the protein MCDPDSQQELWKTYQSIAFHAPQTPDAEAFAILTAFNPRSQPLSEKENQSRNAQLENAMTQQGVRYWPMNGGAPDGSWYEPGFAVALEKDEAIALAQQWEQNAIYWVEADTLWLLPVLMSECSPQSLNVRFSSLFNVVTP
- a CDS encoding putative 4-hydroxy-4-methyl-2-oxoglutarate aldolase; protein product: MDDKLPDLCDNYPDAVQWLPMQWHDYGAKSCFEGRVRTVRCHHDNSKVKAILATPGEGQVLVVDGSGAMDRALLGDLIAQSAVDNGWAGVVIAGPIRDVATLSSLPIGIKALGVCPIKTQKRDQGEVDVALALEGVPVMAGHYLYADYNGVVVCTEPLAS
- the arcA gene encoding two-component system response regulator ArcA encodes the protein MQTPQILIVEDEQVTRNTLKSIFEAEGYNVFEASDGDEMHQVLSNHHVHLVIMDINLPGKNGLLLARELREQGDMALMFLTGRDNEVDKILGLEIGADDYITKPFNPRELTIRARNLLTRAMSSVNDSEEKRNVDVYVFNGWTLDINSRSLINPEGETFKLPRSEFRALLHFCENPGKIQTRAELLKKMTGRELKPHDRTVDVTIRRIRKHFESHSDTPEIIATIHGEGYRFCGEIEEQ